From the genome of Pseudomonas sp. TMP9, one region includes:
- a CDS encoding cell division protein FtsQ/DivIB encodes MTAHVRHQPGSSRAPVRGKPAQRGASRLVIKEPMSLRVNLPKTNFSWLKRLTWPLLLLGLGYGTYELSLRALPYADQPIATISVEGDLSYVNQQAVQERIAPYASASFFSVDLLSMRHELESMPWIASAQVRRIWPDQLVVRLEEQLPIARWGDEALLNNQGEAFAPLELANYPHLPQLYGPQRAQQQVMQQYQVLSQMLRPMGFSVARLELRERGSWFLSTGQGIELLLGRDHLVEKMRRFNAIYDKALKEQQPNIARIDLRYANGLAVAWREPLAPTAAPTAVVQ; translated from the coding sequence ATGACGGCTCACGTGCGTCACCAGCCAGGTTCTTCCCGCGCCCCCGTGCGCGGCAAGCCTGCGCAGCGCGGCGCCAGCCGTTTGGTGATCAAGGAGCCGATGAGCTTGCGGGTAAATTTGCCGAAAACCAATTTCTCTTGGTTGAAGCGTCTGACTTGGCCACTGTTGCTGTTAGGCCTGGGCTACGGCACCTATGAGTTGTCGTTGCGGGCGTTGCCGTATGCCGATCAGCCAATTGCCACTATCAGCGTTGAAGGTGACCTCAGCTACGTCAATCAGCAAGCTGTGCAAGAGCGTATTGCGCCCTACGCCAGCGCCAGCTTCTTCAGTGTTGACCTGCTGAGCATGCGCCACGAGCTGGAATCAATGCCGTGGATTGCCAGCGCGCAAGTGCGCCGTATCTGGCCGGATCAATTGGTGGTGCGTTTAGAAGAACAACTGCCGATTGCCCGCTGGGGCGATGAGGCGTTACTAAACAACCAAGGTGAAGCGTTCGCGCCGTTGGAACTGGCCAATTATCCGCACCTGCCGCAGCTGTATGGCCCCCAGCGCGCGCAGCAGCAAGTGATGCAGCAATACCAGGTACTCAGCCAAATGCTGCGGCCCATGGGCTTCTCCGTGGCGCGCCTGGAGTTACGTGAGCGCGGTAGCTGGTTCCTGTCCACCGGTCAGGGCATCGAATTGTTGCTGGGGCGTGACCATCTGGTGGAAAAGATGCGCCGGTTCAACGCCATTTACGACAAGGCTCTAAAAGAACAACAACCGAATATTGCGCGGATCGATCTGCGTTATGCCAACGGCTTGGCCGTGGCATGGCGTGAACCGTTAGCGCCCACGGCGGCACCAACCGCTGTTGTGCAGTGA
- the ftsA gene encoding cell division protein FtsA, translating into MANVQSGKMIVGLDIGTSKVVALVGEVNADGQIEIVGIGTHPSRGLKKGVVVNIESTVQSIQRAVEEAQLMAGCRIHSAFVGLAGSHIRSLNSHGIVAIRDREVSSADLERVLDAAQAVAIPADQRVLHTLPQDYVIDNQEGVREPLGMSGVRLEAKVHVVTCAVNAAQNIEKCVRRCGLEVDDIILEQLASAYAVLTDDEKELGVCLVDIGGGTTDICIFTEGAIRHTAVIPIAGDQVTNDIAMALRTPTQYAEEIKIRYACALAKLAGAGETIKVPSVGDRPPRDLSRQSLAEVVEPRYDELFTLIQAELRRSGYEDLIPAGIVLTGGTAKMEGAVELAEEIFHMPVRLGMPQGVKGLADVVRNPIYSTGVGLLLYGLQKQADGVSMSSLGSYSSDEPKQPVLERLKRWVQSNF; encoded by the coding sequence ATGGCAAACGTGCAGAGCGGCAAGATGATCGTCGGCCTCGATATCGGGACCTCCAAAGTGGTGGCCTTGGTCGGTGAAGTGAATGCGGACGGCCAGATAGAAATCGTCGGCATCGGCACGCACCCCTCGCGTGGCCTGAAAAAGGGCGTGGTGGTGAATATCGAATCAACCGTGCAATCGATCCAGCGCGCCGTTGAAGAAGCGCAGCTGATGGCGGGTTGCCGTATCCACTCGGCGTTTGTTGGCTTGGCGGGCAGCCATATCCGCAGCCTTAATAGCCATGGCATCGTGGCCATCCGTGACCGTGAAGTAAGCTCAGCAGACCTTGAACGCGTACTGGATGCTGCTCAAGCTGTAGCTATTCCGGCGGATCAGCGCGTATTGCACACCTTGCCTCAGGATTACGTGATTGATAACCAGGAAGGCGTACGTGAGCCATTGGGCATGTCGGGTGTGCGCTTAGAAGCCAAAGTGCATGTGGTCACCTGCGCCGTGAATGCCGCGCAGAACATCGAGAAGTGCGTGCGCCGCTGCGGTCTTGAAGTGGACGACATCATTCTTGAGCAGCTTGCTTCCGCTTATGCCGTGCTCACCGACGACGAGAAAGAGCTGGGCGTGTGCCTGGTGGACATCGGTGGCGGCACTACCGACATCTGCATCTTCACCGAAGGTGCCATCCGCCACACGGCGGTTATTCCGATTGCAGGCGATCAGGTCACTAACGACATTGCCATGGCCCTGCGTACACCGACGCAATACGCCGAAGAGATCAAGATTCGCTACGCCTGCGCGCTGGCCAAATTAGCCGGTGCAGGCGAAACCATCAAGGTGCCGAGTGTCGGTGACCGTCCGCCGCGGGACTTGTCACGGCAGTCCCTAGCCGAAGTGGTTGAGCCGCGGTACGACGAGCTGTTCACTTTGATCCAGGCGGAACTGCGCCGCAGCGGTTATGAGGACTTGATCCCAGCTGGCATCGTCCTCACCGGCGGCACCGCGAAAATGGAAGGCGCCGTTGAACTGGCCGAAGAAATTTTCCATATGCCGGTACGCCTGGGCATGCCCCAGGGCGTGAAAGGATTGGCTGACGTTGTGCGCAACCCTATTTACTCCACAGGCGTAGGCCTGTTGCTGTACGGGCTGCAAAAGCAGGCCGATGGCGTGTCGATGTCGTCGCTCGGCAGCTACAGCAGCGATGAACCCAAACAACCTGTTCTGGAACGGCTAAAACGCTGGGTCCAGAGCAATTTTTGA
- the ftsZ gene encoding cell division protein FtsZ translates to MFELVDSAPASAVIKVIGVGGGGGNAVNHMAKNNIEGVEFICANTDAQALKNVGARTVLQLGTAVTKGLGAGANPEVGRQAAMEDRERIAEVLQGCDMVFITTGMGGGTGTGAAPVIAQVAKEMGILTVAVVTRPFPFEGKKRMLIAEEGIRALAESVDSLITIPNEKLLTILGKDASLLSAFAKADDVLAGAVRGISDIIKRPGMINVDFADVKTVMSEMGMAMMGTGCASGPNRAREATEAAIRNPLLEDVNLQGARGILVNITAGPDLSLGEYSDVGNIIEQFASEHATVKVGTVIDPDMRDELHVTVVATGLGARIEKPVKVIDNTLQVSAGANNAAAPSARAEHSVNYKDYERPTVQRQSHGGAATAAKLNPHDDLDYLDIPAFLRRQAD, encoded by the coding sequence ATGTTTGAACTCGTAGACAGCGCTCCAGCAAGCGCAGTTATCAAGGTCATCGGCGTGGGCGGCGGCGGCGGTAATGCGGTCAATCACATGGCGAAAAATAACATTGAAGGCGTTGAGTTCATCTGCGCCAACACGGATGCACAAGCCCTGAAAAACGTCGGCGCGCGCACCGTTCTGCAGTTGGGCACGGCGGTGACCAAAGGCCTTGGTGCGGGTGCTAACCCCGAAGTCGGCCGTCAGGCCGCGATGGAAGACCGTGAGCGGATCGCCGAAGTGCTGCAAGGCTGCGACATGGTCTTTATCACCACCGGCATGGGCGGCGGTACCGGTACAGGCGCCGCACCCGTAATCGCCCAGGTGGCTAAGGAAATGGGCATTCTCACCGTTGCGGTGGTAACGCGTCCGTTCCCGTTCGAAGGCAAAAAACGCATGCTGATTGCCGAAGAAGGCATCCGTGCGTTGGCCGAGAGTGTTGATTCGCTGATCACCATCCCTAACGAAAAGCTGCTGACCATCCTCGGTAAAGATGCCAGCCTGCTGTCCGCGTTTGCCAAGGCGGATGATGTATTGGCCGGCGCCGTTCGCGGCATCTCCGACATCATCAAACGTCCGGGCATGATCAACGTAGATTTCGCTGACGTGAAAACCGTGATGAGCGAAATGGGCATGGCGATGATGGGCACTGGCTGCGCCAGCGGTCCGAACCGCGCCCGTGAAGCCACCGAAGCAGCGATCCGTAACCCGCTGCTGGAAGACGTCAACCTGCAGGGCGCGCGCGGCATTCTGGTTAACATCACTGCCGGTCCTGATCTGTCTCTGGGTGAATACTCCGATGTGGGTAATATTATTGAGCAGTTCGCCTCCGAGCACGCCACCGTCAAGGTCGGCACCGTGATCGATCCAGACATGCGCGACGAGCTGCACGTAACTGTTGTGGCCACAGGCTTGGGTGCGCGTATCGAGAAGCCAGTCAAGGTTATCGACAATACCTTGCAGGTTTCTGCTGGCGCTAATAACGCTGCTGCTCCATCAGCGCGTGCCGAGCACAGCGTTAACTATAAGGACTACGAGCGTCCAACCGTTCAGCGTCAAAGCCACGGCGGCGCTGCAACAGCGGCTAAGCTGAACCCGCATGACGATCTGGATTACTTGGATATCCCGGCCTTCCTGCGTCGCCAGGCCGATTGA
- the lpxC gene encoding UDP-3-O-acyl-N-acetylglucosamine deacetylase — MIRQRTLKNIIRATGVGLHSGEKVYLTLKPAPVDTGIVFRRTDLDPVVEIPARAGNVGETTMSTTLVNGDVKVDTVEHLLSAMAGLGIDNAYVELSASEVPIMDGSAGPFVFLIQSAGLQEQDAHKKFIRILREVTVEEGDKRATFVPFEGFKVSFEIDFDHPVFRNRTQSASVDFSSTSFVKEVSRARTFGFMRDIEFLRSQNLALGGSVDNAIVVDEFRVLNEDGLRYEDEFVKHKILDAIGDLYLLGNSLIGEFKGFKSGHALNNRLLRTLIEQTDAWEVVTFDDPNNAPISYMRPVAAV; from the coding sequence ATGATCAGACAACGCACCCTGAAGAACATTATCCGCGCCACCGGCGTCGGCCTGCATTCCGGGGAAAAGGTATACCTGACCCTAAAGCCGGCACCTGTGGACACCGGTATCGTGTTCCGTCGTACCGACCTAGACCCTGTCGTGGAAATCCCCGCGCGTGCAGGTAACGTTGGTGAAACCACCATGTCGACTACCTTAGTCAATGGTGATGTCAAGGTGGATACGGTAGAGCACCTGCTTTCGGCCATGGCTGGCCTGGGCATCGATAACGCCTACGTCGAGCTCTCCGCGTCCGAAGTGCCGATCATGGATGGCAGTGCGGGCCCCTTTGTATTCCTGATTCAATCGGCTGGTTTGCAAGAGCAGGACGCCCACAAGAAGTTCATCCGTATCCTTCGTGAAGTCACGGTTGAAGAGGGCGACAAGCGCGCCACCTTCGTGCCTTTTGAAGGGTTTAAGGTGAGTTTCGAGATCGATTTCGATCACCCGGTTTTCCGCAACCGCACCCAGTCGGCCAGTGTCGACTTCTCCAGCACGTCGTTCGTTAAGGAAGTCAGCCGCGCACGTACTTTCGGCTTTATGCGCGATATTGAGTTCTTGCGTTCACAGAACTTGGCACTCGGCGGCAGCGTCGATAACGCCATCGTGGTGGATGAGTTCCGCGTGCTCAATGAAGACGGCCTGCGTTACGAAGATGAGTTCGTTAAGCACAAGATTCTTGACGCGATTGGCGACCTTTACCTGCTGGGTAACAGCCTGATTGGCGAGTTTAAGGGCTTTAAGTCGGGGCATGCGTTAAACAACCGCCTGCTGCGCACCCTGATCGAGCAAACCGACGCGTGGGAAGTGGTCACCTTTGACGACCCCAACAACGCGCCAATCTCTTACATGCGCCCGGTTGCAGCCGTGTAA
- a CDS encoding DciA family protein — translation MTFRPLPARAPAALLREVKPLKALFNQAQRIDRLQHLLESQLQPAAREHCHVASWREGCLLLIITDGHWATRLRYQQKRLLKQLQALEEFATLTKILFKVQPPTAERHAPRRTISLSSSAAENIQATADGISDPKLRAALERLAKHGKPSE, via the coding sequence ATGACTTTTCGTCCTTTGCCGGCCCGAGCTCCTGCCGCGCTGTTACGCGAGGTGAAGCCCCTGAAGGCGTTGTTCAATCAAGCGCAACGCATTGATCGCTTGCAACACCTACTGGAAAGCCAGTTGCAACCTGCTGCTCGCGAACACTGCCATGTAGCCTCATGGCGCGAGGGCTGTCTGCTGCTGATAATCACTGATGGCCACTGGGCCACGCGCCTGCGTTATCAACAAAAACGCTTGTTGAAACAGCTGCAGGCACTTGAAGAGTTCGCGACCTTAACGAAGATCTTGTTCAAGGTGCAACCTCCGACTGCCGAAAGGCATGCACCACGTCGCACAATTAGCTTGTCCAGCAGCGCTGCAGAAAACATCCAGGCCACTGCCGATGGCATCAGCGACCCCAAATTACGCGCTGCCTTAGAACGCTTGGCCAAACACGGCAAACCCAGCGAATAA
- a CDS encoding M23 family metallopeptidase: protein MHIILLSRRHGAARSLSLELRWLLLALLLLLSVALGGGVAVGAWWAPATVIVHDDAQVNQVLDQQRAEVGAVRLDAQRQLDAFAVHVAELQARLTRLDALGARLTELADLDASEFDFSLNVGQGGAEDALGDSAYAPPPFMDELDQLSLRLDSREQLLEVLEQLIGERQLSEAEYLSGMPVRNGYMSSSFGRRVHPLTGRNTQHKGIDFAAKAGSDVVAVAAGVVSFSGVKSGYGYTVEISHADGYTTLYAHNQSNVVQIGDLVQRDQTIAKVGRSGRASGYHVHFEVTKDGRVVNPASYIARVDGVE from the coding sequence ATGCATATCATTTTACTCAGCCGGCGCCATGGCGCCGCACGTTCGCTGAGCCTGGAGCTGCGCTGGCTTTTGTTGGCGTTATTGCTGCTACTCAGCGTGGCGCTGGGCGGCGGGGTTGCCGTCGGCGCCTGGTGGGCGCCCGCGACTGTGATCGTGCATGACGATGCGCAGGTGAATCAGGTACTGGATCAACAACGTGCTGAAGTGGGTGCGGTGCGCTTGGATGCACAGCGTCAGCTGGATGCGTTCGCGGTGCATGTGGCTGAGCTGCAGGCGCGCCTGACGCGTTTGGATGCCCTCGGTGCGCGCCTGACCGAGCTGGCTGATCTGGATGCCAGCGAATTCGACTTCTCGCTCAACGTTGGCCAAGGCGGTGCTGAAGATGCCTTGGGTGATTCGGCGTATGCGCCGCCGCCCTTTATGGATGAGCTCGACCAGCTGAGCTTGCGCTTGGACAGTCGCGAGCAGCTGCTGGAAGTGTTGGAGCAGTTGATCGGTGAGCGTCAGTTGAGTGAGGCTGAATACCTGTCCGGCATGCCGGTGCGTAATGGCTACATGTCTTCATCGTTCGGCCGACGTGTGCACCCGCTGACGGGGCGTAACACCCAGCATAAAGGCATCGACTTTGCCGCCAAGGCGGGCAGTGATGTGGTTGCCGTTGCGGCGGGTGTGGTGAGCTTCTCCGGTGTTAAGTCGGGTTACGGTTACACCGTTGAGATCAGCCATGCTGATGGCTACACCACCCTGTATGCGCACAACCAGAGCAATGTGGTCCAGATTGGCGATTTGGTGCAGCGCGACCAAACCATAGCCAAAGTTGGCCGCAGTGGGCGCGCCAGTGGCTACCATGTGCACTTCGAAGTGACTAAAGATGGTCGGGTGGTCAACCCAGCCAGCTACATCGCCCGCGTTGACGGCGTTGAATAA
- the secA gene encoding preprotein translocase subunit SecA, producing MFAPLLKKLFGSKNEREVKRMLKAVQAVNAVEEQMLALSDEQLRAKTDEFKARLAKGETLDMLQAEAFAVAREAGKRVMGMRHFDVQLIGGMTLHEGKIAEMRTGEGKTLVATLAVYLNALSGKGVHVVTVNDYLARRDANWMRPLYEFLGLSVGVVIPFMPPDEKREAYAADITYGTNNEFGFDYLRDNMAFSLEDKFQRGLNFAVIDEVDSILIDEARTPLIISGQAEDSSRLYTEINKLIPRLNLHIEEEEGIVTQEGHYKVDEKARQVELNEAGHQFVEEMLTEVGLLAEGESLYSAHNLGLLTHVYSGLRAHKLFNRNVEYIVQNNQVLLIDEHTGRTMPGRRLSEGLHQAIEAKEGLPIQAESQTLASTTFQNYFRLYSKLSGMTGTADTEAFEFHQIYGLAVIVIPTNRALARKDFNDLVYLTQEEKYAAIVTDIKECMALGRPILVGTASIDSSEYVSRLLDQESIAHKVLNAKFHEKEAEIIAQAGRPGALTIATNMAGRGTDIVLGGNWEVEVANLEDATPEQIAQIKADWQKRHQQVIESGGLHVIASERHESRRIDNQLRGRSGRQGDPGSSRFYLSLEDNLMRIFASDRVKNFMKALGMQSGEAIEHRMVSNAIEKAQRKVEGRNFDMRKQLLEYDDVANEQRKVIYHMRNTLLAADNIGETIADFRGEVLDQTINQHIAPQSLPEQWDIAGLEEAIFSGFNLRLPIQQWLDDDHKLYEETLRARILEELITAYNEKEIEASADALRTFEKQILLRVLDDLWKDHLSTMDHLRHGIHLRGYAQKNPKQEYKRESFTLFQELLDSIKRDTIRVLSHVQVRREDPELEEARLRREAEGMAARMQFQHAEASALAAEVAGEEGEAAVAVAPVRTEPKIGRNESCPCGSGKKYKHCHGQVS from the coding sequence ATGTTTGCGCCTTTGTTGAAAAAACTCTTTGGAAGCAAGAACGAGCGTGAAGTCAAGCGCATGCTCAAGGCGGTACAAGCCGTGAATGCCGTCGAGGAGCAGATGTTGGCTCTGTCTGATGAGCAACTGCGCGCCAAGACAGATGAGTTCAAAGCCCGTCTAGCCAAAGGCGAAACCCTCGACATGCTTCAGGCTGAAGCCTTTGCAGTCGCCCGTGAAGCCGGTAAGCGCGTCATGGGCATGCGCCACTTCGACGTACAGTTGATTGGCGGCATGACCCTGCACGAAGGCAAAATTGCCGAAATGCGCACCGGTGAAGGCAAGACCCTGGTGGCAACCTTGGCGGTGTACCTCAATGCACTCTCCGGTAAAGGTGTGCACGTGGTCACCGTCAACGATTACCTGGCTCGCCGCGATGCCAATTGGATGCGGCCGCTGTATGAATTTCTCGGGCTGTCGGTGGGCGTGGTTATCCCGTTTATGCCGCCGGACGAGAAGCGTGAAGCCTATGCCGCTGACATCACCTACGGCACTAACAACGAATTTGGTTTCGACTACCTGCGCGACAACATGGCGTTCAGCTTGGAAGATAAATTCCAGCGTGGACTGAATTTTGCTGTGATCGACGAAGTTGACTCCATTTTGATCGACGAAGCGCGCACCCCGCTGATCATCTCCGGCCAAGCCGAAGACAGCTCGCGCCTTTATACCGAGATCAATAAGCTGATCCCGCGCCTCAATCTGCATATTGAGGAAGAGGAAGGCATCGTCACCCAGGAAGGCCATTACAAGGTCGACGAGAAAGCCCGCCAAGTTGAGTTAAACGAAGCCGGCCACCAGTTTGTTGAAGAGATGCTGACCGAAGTTGGCCTGCTGGCCGAGGGCGAGAGCTTGTATTCGGCGCATAACTTGGGTCTGCTGACTCACGTGTACTCGGGTTTGCGTGCGCACAAGCTGTTCAACCGCAACGTTGAATACATCGTGCAGAATAACCAGGTGCTGCTGATCGACGAGCACACCGGTCGGACCATGCCCGGTCGTCGTCTGTCCGAGGGTCTGCACCAAGCGATCGAAGCCAAAGAAGGGTTACCGATTCAGGCCGAAAGCCAGACCTTGGCCTCGACCACTTTCCAGAACTACTTCCGTTTGTACAGCAAGCTGTCCGGTATGACCGGCACCGCGGACACTGAAGCATTCGAGTTCCATCAGATTTACGGGTTGGCGGTGATCGTGATCCCCACCAACCGTGCATTGGCGCGCAAGGACTTCAATGACTTGGTCTACCTGACCCAGGAAGAGAAATACGCGGCCATCGTTACCGATATCAAAGAATGCATGGCCCTAGGCCGGCCGATCTTGGTGGGTACTGCGTCGATTGACAGCTCCGAGTACGTCTCGCGCCTGCTCGACCAAGAGAGCATTGCGCACAAGGTGCTCAACGCGAAGTTCCACGAAAAAGAAGCGGAAATCATTGCTCAGGCCGGTCGTCCGGGCGCGCTAACCATCGCCACTAACATGGCCGGTCGCGGTACCGACATCGTGTTGGGTGGTAACTGGGAAGTTGAAGTTGCCAACCTAGAGGACGCCACACCTGAGCAGATCGCCCAGATCAAAGCGGATTGGCAGAAGCGCCACCAGCAGGTCATTGAATCCGGCGGCTTGCATGTGATTGCCTCTGAGCGTCATGAATCACGGCGTATCGATAACCAGCTACGTGGCCGCTCGGGTCGCCAAGGCGACCCGGGTTCCAGCCGCTTCTACCTGTCGCTGGAAGACAATCTGATGCGTATCTTTGCCTCCGACCGGGTGAAGAATTTTATGAAAGCGTTAGGCATGCAGTCCGGTGAAGCCATCGAGCACCGCATGGTCAGCAATGCGATCGAGAAAGCCCAGCGTAAAGTTGAAGGGCGCAACTTCGACATGCGTAAGCAGTTGCTGGAATACGACGACGTGGCCAACGAGCAGCGCAAAGTGATTTATCACATGCGTAATACGCTGCTGGCTGCTGACAACATCGGTGAGACCATTGCCGACTTCCGTGGCGAAGTGCTGGATCAAACCATCAACCAGCATATCGCCCCGCAGTCACTGCCTGAGCAGTGGGATATTGCCGGCTTGGAAGAGGCAATCTTCAGCGGCTTCAACCTGCGCTTGCCGATCCAGCAGTGGTTGGACGATGACCACAAACTCTACGAAGAAACCTTGCGTGCGCGCATTCTTGAAGAGCTGATCACGGCTTATAACGAGAAAGAAATCGAAGCCAGTGCCGATGCGCTGCGCACCTTCGAGAAGCAAATTTTGCTGCGTGTACTCGACGACCTGTGGAAAGACCACCTGTCGACCATGGATCACCTGCGCCACGGTATTCACCTGCGTGGCTATGCGCAGAAAAATCCTAAGCAGGAATACAAGCGTGAGTCCTTCACCCTGTTCCAAGAACTGCTGGATTCGATCAAGCGTGACACCATCCGTGTACTCTCTCATGTGCAGGTGCGCCGCGAAGACCCGGAGTTAGAAGAAGCGCGTCTGCGTCGTGAAGCTGAGGGCATGGCTGCGCGTATGCAGTTTCAGCACGCTGAGGCCTCTGCGCTGGCGGCAGAAGTGGCTGGTGAGGAAGGTGAGGCCGCTGTTGCTGTTGCACCGGTGCGTACTGAACCGAAGATCGGTCGTAACGAGTCGTGCCCGTGCGGTTCCGGCAAGAAGTACAAGCATTGTCACGGTCAGGTCAGCTAA
- the argJ gene encoding bifunctional glutamate N-acetyltransferase/amino-acid acetyltransferase ArgJ — translation MAVGLGPLSTLHPVPGFELGIASAGIKRPGRKDVVVMRCAEGASVAGIFTLNAFCAAPVILAKKRVLGNVRYLLTNTGNANAGTGEPGLHNAMRTCAALAKLASVDESAVLPFSTGVIGEPLPVEKIEGALQAALDNLALDNWADAATGIMTTDTLPKGASRQFQHDGVTVTVTGISKGAGMIRPNMATMLGYIATDAKVAQAVLQDLLRDAANKSFNRITIDGDTSTNDCCMLIATGKAALPEITQASGDLFAKLKDAVFSVCMDVAQAIVRDGEGATKFVTVQVNGGGTHQECLDVAYAVAHSPLIKTALFASDPNWGRILAAVGYAGVAQLEVSLIDVFLGDVCIASRGCRAASYTEEQGAAVMAKEEITIRIELGRGGCSETIWTTDLSHEYVKINAEYRT, via the coding sequence ATGGCTGTTGGTCTTGGCCCGTTGTCTACCCTGCACCCGGTTCCAGGTTTCGAGTTGGGCATCGCTTCGGCGGGTATCAAGCGCCCGGGGCGCAAGGATGTGGTGGTGATGCGTTGTGCCGAAGGGGCCAGCGTGGCGGGCATTTTTACCCTCAATGCGTTCTGCGCAGCACCGGTCATCCTGGCCAAGAAGCGCGTGCTGGGTAACGTGCGTTACCTGCTGACCAACACCGGCAATGCCAACGCAGGCACCGGCGAGCCGGGCCTGCACAATGCCATGCGTACCTGCGCCGCTCTGGCCAAGCTGGCGAGTGTTGATGAGAGTGCGGTACTGCCGTTCTCCACCGGGGTGATCGGTGAGCCGCTGCCGGTGGAGAAAATCGAAGGTGCCTTGCAGGCCGCCCTAGATAACCTAGCGTTAGACAACTGGGCTGACGCCGCCACCGGCATCATGACCACCGACACCTTGCCCAAAGGCGCCAGCCGCCAGTTCCAGCATGACGGGGTGACGGTGACCGTGACGGGCATCAGCAAGGGCGCCGGGATGATTCGTCCTAACATGGCCACCATGCTCGGTTACATCGCCACCGATGCCAAAGTGGCCCAGGCCGTGCTGCAAGACTTGCTGCGCGATGCGGCGAACAAGTCGTTCAACCGCATCACCATTGACGGCGACACCTCGACGAATGACTGCTGCATGCTGATCGCCACGGGTAAAGCCGCTCTGCCAGAAATTACCCAGGCCAGCGGCGACCTGTTCGCCAAGCTCAAAGATGCGGTGTTCAGTGTGTGCATGGATGTTGCCCAAGCCATCGTGCGCGACGGTGAAGGCGCGACCAAGTTCGTCACCGTGCAGGTCAATGGCGGTGGTACGCATCAGGAGTGCTTGGACGTTGCCTATGCTGTGGCCCACTCACCGCTGATCAAAACCGCGTTATTTGCCTCTGATCCAAACTGGGGGCGCATTCTGGCGGCTGTTGGTTATGCCGGCGTGGCGCAACTGGAGGTCAGCCTGATTGATGTGTTCCTCGGTGACGTGTGCATCGCCAGCCGGGGCTGCCGCGCTGCGAGCTACACCGAAGAGCAGGGTGCAGCGGTGATGGCCAAAGAAGAAATCACCATCCGCATCGAACTGGGCCGCGGTGGTTGCAGTGAAACCATCTGGACCACCGATCTGTCCCACGAGTACGTCAAGATCAACGCCGAGTACCGCACCTGA
- a CDS encoding glutathione S-transferase family protein, protein MSLTLIIGDKTYSSWSLRATLAVELTGAVYDEQLIALNRPDTRAQILQHSPTGKVPLLISEDGPVWDSLAIAEYLAERFVDAQLWPQARDARALARSACAEMHSGFVALRTHLPMDLKRNQALAEIPADAMADIQRICALWAECRQRFGHGGAFLFGQPCLADAFFAPVAARLRSYQVVLPAEAAAYVEATYQWSAFQRWYQAALEEHLA, encoded by the coding sequence ATGTCTTTAACTTTGATCATCGGTGACAAAACCTATTCGTCTTGGTCGCTGCGTGCGACGCTGGCCGTGGAATTAACCGGTGCGGTTTATGACGAGCAGCTTATCGCGCTCAACCGCCCGGATACCCGTGCGCAGATTCTGCAGCACTCACCGACCGGTAAGGTACCGCTGCTGATCAGTGAAGACGGTCCGGTCTGGGATTCGCTGGCGATTGCCGAGTACCTGGCCGAGCGTTTTGTCGATGCCCAGTTGTGGCCTCAGGCCCGCGATGCTCGGGCATTGGCGCGCAGTGCCTGCGCGGAAATGCACAGCGGCTTTGTCGCGTTGCGTACTCACTTGCCAATGGATCTCAAGCGTAATCAGGCACTGGCTGAGATACCGGCTGATGCAATGGCCGATATTCAGCGCATCTGTGCGCTGTGGGCGGAGTGCCGCCAGCGTTTTGGTCATGGCGGTGCCTTCCTGTTTGGGCAGCCCTGCTTGGCAGATGCCTTCTTTGCCCCGGTGGCGGCGAGGTTGCGCAGTTATCAGGTAGTGCTACCGGCGGAGGCTGCTGCCTATGTTGAGGCAACCTATCAGTGGTCGGCGTTTCAGCGCTGGTATCAGGCCGCTCTGGAGGAACATTTAGCGTGA